A window of Malania oleifera isolate guangnan ecotype guangnan chromosome 5, ASM2987363v1, whole genome shotgun sequence contains these coding sequences:
- the LOC131155268 gene encoding major allergen Pru av 1-like: MGVTSITNEYASSVAATRLFKALILDAQNLVPKLVPNSSVEILHGDGGPGTTIKINNPDGTYVKPRFDALDKDNNSCKYTWIEGEPLKDNIEAISFEVKVEDCSQGGGSVVKTKIEFHTTGEAGPKEEEVKANTEKLLIVYKLIETYLVENPAAYA; this comes from the exons ATGGGCGTCACCAGCATTACCAACGAGTACGCTTCTTCGGTGGCAGCAACAAGGCTGTTCAAGGCCTTGATCCTTGACGCCCAAAACCTCGTCCCGAAGCTCGTCCCCAACTCTAGCGTTGAAATCCTCCATGGAGATGGAGGCCCCGGAACCACCATCAAAATCAACAACCCCGACG GAACTTACGTGAAACCGAGGTTCGATGCGCTAGACAAGGACAACAATTCATGCAAGTACACGTGGATTGAAGGGGAGCCATTGAAGGACAACATTGAGGCTATTTCTTTTGAGGTGAAGGTGGAGGACTGCAGCCAGGGGGGAGGCAGCGTGGTGAAGACCAAGATTGAGTTCCACACGACGGGAGAAGCAGGCCCAAAAGAAGAGGAGGTCAAAGCCAACACCGAGAAACTCCTCATCGTCTACAAGCTTATTGAAACTTACCTTGTGGAAAATCCTGCTGCCTACGCCTAA
- the LOC131155269 gene encoding major allergen Pru av 1-like — protein sequence MGVTSVTNEFASSVAAARLFKASILDAQNLVPKLVPNCSVEILHGDGGPGTTIKINNPDGTYVKPRFDALDKDNNSCKYTWIEGEPLKDNIEAISFEVKVEDCSQGGGSVVKTKIEFHTTGEAGPKEEEVKANTEKLVMIYKLIETYLAENPAAYA from the exons ATGGGCGTCACCAGCGTTACCAACGAGTTTGCTTCTTCAGTGGCAGCAGCAAGGCTGTTCAAAGCCTCGATCCTCGATGCACAGAACCTCGTCCCCAAGCTCGTCCCAAACTGTAGCGTTGAAATCCTCCACGGAGACGGAGGCCCCGGAACTACCATCAAAATCAACAACCCTGATG gGACGTACGTGAAACCAAGGTTCGATGCGCTAGACAAGGACAATAACTCATGCAAGTACACCTGGATTGAAGGAGAACCATTGAAGGACAACATTGAGGCAATTTCTTTCGAGGTGAAGGTGGAGGACTGCAGCCAGGGGGGAGGCAGCGTGGTGAAGACCAAGATTGAGTTCCACACGACAGGGGAAGCAGGCCCAAAAGAAGAGGAGGTCAAAGCCAACACCGAAAAGCTCGTGATGATCTACAAGCTTATTGAAACTTACCTTGCGGAAAACCCTGCTGCTTACGCCTAA